One segment of Campylobacter hominis ATCC BAA-381 DNA contains the following:
- a CDS encoding WG repeat-containing protein: MKKTVLGLIFLAGSLSADNLTCAQIDNKWGFTNEKGDFIIEAKFDRAYNFSETGSALVELNNKLVFIDKKGNVTSESNFNNSNYFAENGLTVAQNNNKWGFADKEGNFVIEPEFDRAYNFSEKGLAPVELNGRLVFINHKGVVVLKSKFNNTQSIKTK, from the coding sequence ATGAAAAAAACTGTTTTAGGTTTAATATTTTTAGCCGGCAGCTTATCGGCTGATAATCTTACTTGTGCTCAAATCGACAATAAATGGGGTTTTACAAATGAAAAAGGTGATTTTATAATTGAAGCCAAATTCGATAGAGCTTACAATTTTTCAGAAACAGGTTCGGCGTTGGTTGAGTTGAATAACAAATTGGTTTTTATCGACAAAAAAGGCAATGTGACTTCTGAATCGAATTTTAATAATTCAAATTATTTTGCTGAAAACGGATTAACTGTTGCTCAAAATAACAATAAATGGGGTTTTGCAGATAAAGAAGGCAATTTTGTAATTGAGCCTGAATTTGATAGAGCTTACAATTTTTCAGAAAAAGGTTTGGCTCCGGTTGAATTAAACGGGAGGTTGGTTTTTATTAATCATAAAGGCGTTGTGGTATTAAAGAGCAAATTTAACAATACTCAATCAATAAAAACAAAATAA